GTCACGTAGGAGTTGGAGGGCTGGTAGTGGCGGGCATGCGTGTCGAGGAACTTCTCGTAGGTGAGGTCGGGAATGGTGTCGGGGTGCCCTCCCGACTCGCAGGCGTAGCAGGTGTCGGGGAAGAGGGCGCGGCTCATCTCGAGGTACATGACATCATCGGGGTCGGAGAGCGCGCCCTTCATCTCGTTCAGGACCACGCCGTTGAGCGAGAGGTCGGCGTCCTTCTCGGCAAGCTCGTAGTGCCATCCCTCCTGCTCGAAGATCCGCGGGCGGTGCGTGATGGCAGGATGGAAGACGGCGTCGAGGTAGACCTCCATGAGGTTCTCGAGGTCCTGGGCGTTGGTGGAGGCCACGGGGTACATGGTCTTGTCGGGGAAGGTGAGGGCGTTCAGGAACGTCTGCATGCTCGTCTTGAGCAGGTTGACGAACGGCTCCTTCACGGGATAGCGGTCAGACCCGCAGAGCACCGAGTGCTCGAGGATGTGGAAGACGCCGGTGTCGTCGGTGGGAGGGGTCTTGAAGGCGATGGAGAAGGCCTTGTTGGTGTCGGCGCAGGCGAGCCACAACGCGCGTGCGCCGGTGGCGACGTGGCGCAGGACGTAGGCGCTACCGTCGATCTCGGGCAGGGGGTCGGCTGACTCCACCACGAAGCCGGCATGGGTGGTGCCGGGTGCCATCGAGGGTGCGGGGGTCAGGAACGGCGTGGCAGTGCCACGCGGGGAATCTTCGGCCATGAGGTGCCTTTCGCGCGTGCCCGCAGGGCGGGCGGATGTTTGACAGGTCGATTGTACCCTCTGGGAGAGGGGACGCTTGCAGCGACGGCCCGGCTCGTGGGGGCTACACTGTTCCGCGGCATCCATCCGGCGGGGTAGGGGAGCACACGTGGGCATCGAAGACATCGACATCCGCATGGCGACCATCGAGGACGCGCCTGCCCTCCTGGCCATCTATGCCCCCTATGTGACCGAGACCGCCATCAGCTTCGAGTGTCAGGTCCCGAGCGTGGACGAGTTCACCTCGCGCATGGAGGCGACCTTCGCGCGCTATCCCTACCTGGTCGCCGAGCTGAGCTCTACGGGCAGACCCGTGGGCTATGCCTACACGAGCGCCTTCGTGGGCCGTGCCGCCTACGACTGGTCGGCCGAGACGTCCATCTACGTTGATCGCAGGACCCGCCACCACGGTGTGGGCGGGGCGCTCTACCAGGTCCTCGAGGCGGCATCGCGGGCGCAGGGAATCTTGAACCTCAACGCCTGCATCGGCTATCCGGCCGAGGCGGGCGACGGGCACCTGACCACCAACAGCGTCGACTTCCACGCGCACCTGGGATATTCGATGGTCGGCCGCTTCCACGCGAGCGGCTACAAGTTCGGCACCTGGTATGACATGGTCTGGATGGAGAAGATGCTTGGGCCCCACCCGTCGGAGCCCACACCCTTCGTGCCCTTTCCCTGTCTCCCGGCATCCGCACGGGCTACACTTGCCCTATGACCCAGAAGGGCCATGGCTTACCATCGGACGCTAGGAAGCGCATGTCACAGAGCCAGTCCATGTCACCCGCCTCCGAGCAATCCGCGACGGCTCCCACGGCACGGCCCGACGCAGACGTACCCTCGTCCCGTCGTCATGCCCTGGCCATGGGGATCGTCTGCACGCTTGCCGGCGGTGCCTGCTGGGGCTTCTCGGGTACCTGTGCCAAGTTCCTCATGGAGACCTACGCGGTGGACCCCATCTGGCTCATCGTGGTCCGTGAGCTGGGGAGCTGTCCGCTCTTCCTCATTGCTGCCTGGTTCACCAACCGTGCGGGGCTGCTGGCCGTCCCGCGGAGCCGCCAGGCCGTGCTCGAGGTCGTGAAGATAGCGCTCTTCGTGGTCCTGCTCTCGCAGGCGGGCTACATCATGACCATCGCCTGGACCAACTCGGCCACGGCCACCGTGCTCCAGAGCCTGAACCTGCTGCTGGTGCTCGCCTATGTGTGCGTGCGCGAGCGCCGCCGGCCTCGCCGTCGCGAGGTCGTGGGGATGCTCCTCGCCCTCGTGGGGACCT
This genomic stretch from Atopobiaceae bacterium harbors:
- a CDS encoding EamA family transporter, producing the protein MSQSQSMSPASEQSATAPTARPDADVPSSRRHALAMGIVCTLAGGACWGFSGTCAKFLMETYAVDPIWLIVVRELGSCPLFLIAAWFTNRAGLLAVPRSRQAVLEVVKIALFVVLLSQAGYIMTIAWTNSATATVLQSLNLLLVLAYVCVRERRRPRRREVVGMLLALVGTFLIATGGNPSQLQIAPQGLAWAAVMIVAAALLAILPVRALAKWGSFVVNGYAMLISGLILLVVTRPWEMMPALDAAGWGWVAAIVVVGTFGAYALFLQGVKMVGSLKANLLGTMEPVTATVLSILWMGTAFSPADLVGFVLVIAMVFLTV
- a CDS encoding GNAT family N-acetyltransferase, which encodes MGIEDIDIRMATIEDAPALLAIYAPYVTETAISFECQVPSVDEFTSRMEATFARYPYLVAELSSTGRPVGYAYTSAFVGRAAYDWSAETSIYVDRRTRHHGVGGALYQVLEAASRAQGILNLNACIGYPAEAGDGHLTTNSVDFHAHLGYSMVGRFHASGYKFGTWYDMVWMEKMLGPHPSEPTPFVPFPCLPASARATLAL